In Microbacterium sp. ABRD28, the genomic stretch GGTCAGGGGCATCACCGTCACGGCGAGGAAGACCGGCAGCAGCACCGAGAAATCGCTGAAGTCGATCGCCCGGATCTGCGACATCATCAGGGCGCCGACGATCACCAGCGCCGCCGCGGCCACCTCGGTGGGCACGATCGACACCAGCGGCGTGAAGAACATGGCGACGAGGAAGAGGCCACCGGTGACGAGGTTGGCCAGGCCCGTGCGGGCTCCCTCGCCGATGCCGGCGCCGGACTCGATGAAGACGGTGTTGGACGACCCGGAGGTGTACCCGCCCGCGACCGCGCCGACACCCTCGACGATCAGCGCGGAGCGCAGGCGCGGGAAGTTCCCCTGCGCGTCGGACAGGCCGGCCTCCTTCGCCAGGCCCGTGAGGGTACCCATGGCGTCGAAGAAGTTCGTGAAGACCAGCGTGAAGACGAGCATGAGGGCGGCGAGGATGCCGATGCGGGCGAACGCGCCGAAGAGATCGACCTGTCCGACCAGCGCGAGGTCGGGCAGGCTCACCCACTGTGCGGGGAGCTCGGGCACCGACAGCCCCCAGCCGCCCGGAGTGTCGACGGCCGAGCCGAGGTTCCACACCGCCTCGACGATCACCGCCAGCACGGTGCCGCTGACCAGTCCGATGAGGATGCCGCCCCGCACCCGTCGTGCCATGAGGATGCCGGTGAGCAGCAGCGTGAAGACGAACACCAGCGTCGGGATCGTCCCGATCGAGCCTTCCACTCCGAGCCCGACCGGGGGTGAGCCGACACCGGTCGCGGTGACGAACCCGGCGTTGACGAACCCGATGAAGGCGATGAAGAGACCGATGCCGACCGTGATGGCGAGCTTCAGCTGCAGGGGCACGGCGTCGAAGATCATGCGGCGCAGGCCCGTCGCGGCCAGGAGCACGATGATGAGACCGTTGATGATCACCAGGCCCATCGCCTCGGGCCAGGTCACCTCACCCACGACCGAGACGGCGAGGAACGAGTTGATGCCGAGGCCCGCGGCGAACCCGAACGGCAGTCGGGCGACGAGGCCGAACAGGATCGTCATCACGCCCGCCGTCAGTCCCGTCACCGCCGAGAGCTGAGCGAAGTCCAGGCTGTTGCCGTCGACGTCGACACCGCTGGAGAGGATGATCGGGTTCAGGATGACGATGTACGCCATCGTCACGAACGTGACCACCCCGCCACGGACCTCGGCGGCGACCGACGAGCCTCGCTTGGTGATCTCGAAGAACCGGTCGAGCCGGTTCTTCGAGGTGCCGTCGTCGTGCCGGTTCGATGTCGCGGCGCCGATCGTCGGCGCGTCAGATGTGTTGCTCACTGAGACCTCCCCCTCGACGTTAGCGGGTTCCGGCGGCACCGATCGGTAGGGTCGTTGAGGCATGCAACGCTTCGTGGTCGCTCTTCTCGCCGCCGTCGACGCCGCAATCGCGGCGGCGATCGGCCTTGCGCTGATCCTCGCGCCGGCGACGCTGCTGTGGGTGTTCGGGTTCGGCACCGCCGCCGACTGGTCGGCGCTGTGGGCGGCGACCGCCTCGGTGTGGCAGCTCGGCCATCTCGTGCCGCTGGACATCACGCTTCCGCCGATCTACCTCACCGCCGCCGGCATCGACGAGGCCGCCGCATCGTTCTCGCTCTCGCTCGCACCGCTCGCACTGACGGCCCTGACCGCGGGCCTCGCCGCGCGGACGGGCGTGCGGGCTTCACGGTCGGAGGCGTGGGAGAGCGGGCTCATCGGCGGGATCGGCGTCTTCACGGCGCTCGCCGCGGGCATCGCGGTCACCGGTGCCAACCCGCTCGCCGCCACACCGCTCGGGGTCGTGATCGCCCTTCCGGCCCTCGTCTTCGCGATTCCGGCGACCCTCGCCGCGCTCATCACCGAGTGGCGGGAGGCCGACGTCGGACTCATCGCCCGCGGCCGCGACGCCCTCGAGATCCGGATCGGCGAGGCGGGTCTCGCGGCGGTGTCGGAGACCACGCGCGGCGTCGGGATCGTCGTCACCGGGTTCGTCGGGGCGGGTGCTGCCCTCCTCACCGTGGCGCTCGTCGCCCGCGGCCCGCAGGTGGTCGCCCTCTCGCAGGCCGGCAACGCCGACGTGCTCGGCGCGAGCGTCATCGCGCTCGGCCAGCTCGCGTATCTGCCGACCCTGATCATCTGGGCGTCGTCCTTCATCGCCGGGCCCGGCTTCGCCGTCGGCGCGGCGACCACGGTCGCCCCCGCCGGCACTCAGGTGGGGGTTCTGCCGCCGGTGCCGCTCCTGGGCGTCATCCCCGAATCGACCACCTCGTGGCTTCTCCTCCTCGCGCTCGTACCGGTCGCGCTCGGAGCGCTCGCGGGATGGATGGTGCGTTCGCGCCTGGTCGCCGACCACCCGCGTGCGATCGCCGACGGGTGGGGCCTGCGGGCGACGATCGCCGGCGCGATCGCCGTGCTGTCGGGGGGCGCCGCGGCGCTCCTCGCGCAGCTCGCCGGTGGCGCGATCGGGCCGGGGGCGCTCGCACAGGTGGGACCGGCGCCCGGCGCAGTCGGTCTGGCCGTCGGCGTCGAGGTGCTCGTCGGGGCCGCGATCCTGCTCGCGCTGCCGTCCGGTCGGGGGAGCGGCGACGATGATGCCGAGGGGTGGCGGGTGGGGGAGCCGGACCCGACGGTTGAATCCGAGACTCCGCCGGCGGACACCGCGTCGGATACGGCTCCCGTGGCCGGCGCAGCGGACGACGAGCCCGCCGGGAACCCCGACCAGACCGACACCCAGCCGCTCTTCCCGCACCCCCGGCGCGGCGGAGGCTCGCCGCTAGACTAGGCCGGTGCTCACCGTCGCGGTCCTCATCTCGGGCGCGGGGTCCAATCTCCGGGCGCTCCTCGAGGCCGCGGCTGAATCCGACTATCCGGCGCGCATCATCGCCGTCGGCGCCGACCGCGAGGCCGACGGATTCGCCCACGCCGAGACCTTCGGCGTGCCGACCCTCCTCGTGCCGTGGCGCGGTGCCGCCGAGCGTGAGGCGTGGGGGGTCGAGCTCGACGCGCAGCTGCGCGTCTGGAACCCCGACCTCATCGTGTTGAGCGGGCTCATGCGCCTCCTCCCCGCCGCCTTCGTCGAGTCGTGGAGCCCGCGCATCATCAACACCCATCCCGCGTATCTCCCCGAGTTCCCGGGAGCGCACGCGGTGCGCGATGCCCTCGCGGCCGGCGCGACCGAGACCGGGGCCAGCGTCATCCTCGTCGACACCGGCGTCGACACCGGTCCGATCCTCGCTCAAGAGCGTGTGCCGATCCTTCCCGATGACGACGAGCACCGCCTGCACGAACGCATCAAGCCCGTCGAGCGACGCCTCATGATCGACGTGGTCCGCCGGATCGCGACCGGGGAGCTCGACCTCGCTCGCGCCGCGGTTCCCGGCACGCCCGCGTCACCGACATCCGCTCCCGCCTGACCCCTCGCCCCGACACCCCGCTCGCCTCGAGAAGGAGACCCATGGCCGGCCCGAGTCACGACCCGTCCCTGTACCGCGACCGCGATGTCGTGCCGATCCGCCGCGCACTGGTGTCGGTCAGCGACAAGACCGATCTGCTGCCGCTCGCCGAGGCCCTCGCCTCGTCCGGTGTCGAGATCGTCTCCACCGGATCGACGGCGGCGACGATCCGCGACGCCGGCTTCCCGGTGACCGACGTCTCGTCCGTGACCGGCTTCCCCGAGTCGCTCGACGGGCGTGTGAAGACCCTGCATCCCGCAGTGCACGCGGGACTCCTCGCCGATCTGCGGCTGGAAGACCACGAGCGTCAGCTCGCCGAACTGGGCATCGGCGCGTTCGAGCTCGTCGTGGTGAACCTCTACCCGTTCGTCCAGACCGTCGCCTCCGGCGCCGAGGGTGACACGGTCGTCGAGCAGATCGACATCGGCGGTCCCGCGATGGTGCGCGCGTCGGCGAAGAACCACGCCAATGTCGCGATCGTCGTGTCACCCGAGTCGTATCCCGCCATCATCGAGGCTGTGCGCGGCGGCGGCACCACCCTGACCCAGCGGCGCGAGCTCGCCGCCCGCGCGTTCGCGCACACCGCCTCGTACGACACCGCCGTGGCCGCCTGGTTCGCCGAGGGGACGCTCGCCGAGGAAGACCTCCCGGCGCACCTGACGATCAAGGCCGAGCGGCTGGCGACCCTCCGCTACGGCGAGAACGCGCACCAGCGCGCGGCGATCTACACCCGTGTCGGCGGACACGGCATCGCCCAGGCCACCCAGCTGCAGGGCAAGGAGATGTCGTACAACAACTACGTCGATGCCGATGCGGCGCTGCGCGCGGCGTTCGACATGGTCAAGCCCGCGGTGGCGATCATCAAGCACGCCAACCCGTGCGGCATCGCCGTCACGGCGCCGAACGCCCTCGATCCGATCGCCTCCGCGCACCTGCGCGCACACGAGTGCGACCCGGTATCGGCCTTCGGCGGCGTCATCGCGGCGAACCGGACCGTCACGCTGAAGATGGCCGAGAACCTGCGCGACATCTTCACCGAGGTCATCGTCGCGCCCGACTTCGAGCCGGCGGCGCTGGAGGTGTTCCGGCTGAAGAAGAACCTGCGCATCCTGCAGCTGCCCGCCGACTGGCGGCAGGAGCGGATGGACGTGCGTCTCGTCTCGGGCGGCCTGCTGCTGCAGGACGCCGACCGGTTCCCCGACGACATCGAGTCGGTCGCGAAGGACTGGCAGCTGGTGTCGGGCGACAGGCCCGCGGAAGAGGAGATGACGAATCTCATCTTCGCCTGGAAGGCCTGCCGCGCGGTGAAGTCGAACGCCATCGTGCTGGCGAAGAACTCCGCCACGGTCGGCATCGGGATGGGACAGGTCAACCGGGTCGACTCCTGCCGTCTCGCCGTCGAGCGGGCGGGGGACCGTGTGAGCGGTTCGGTCGCGGCATCCGATGCCTTCTTCCCCTTCGCCGACGGGCCGCGCGTGCTCATCGACGCCGGCGTCTCGGCGATCGTGCAGCCGGGCGGATCGGTGCGCGACGACGAGGTCATCGCCGCTGCGCGCGACGCCGGAGTGACGATGTTCTTCACCGGGGAGCGCCACTTCTTCCACTGAGCGCGCACGGCGCTCGGCGTTGCATCCTCGCCCCGGGGCGAGTCGCGCGCGGGGAGCGGGTGGGCGAGGGGCGGCGCGGAGTGACGGTGCCGCGAGCTCAGACCGCCGTCGGGCGGCCGTACTCCTCGAGGAAGCGGAGCCACACCTCGCTCACCGTCGGATACGACGGCACCGCATGCCACAGCCGCGAGAGCGGCACCTCGCCGACGACGGCGATGGTGGCGGAGTGGAGCAGCTCGGCGACATCGGGCCCCACGAAGGTGCCGCCCACGAGCACCTCGCGCTCGGTGTCGATGATCGCGCGCGCGCGACCGACGTAGTCGTCCGACACCGTCGATGCCCCCGCGACCCACGACAGGTCGTAGTCGATCACCCGCACCGGCAGGCCCGCCTTCTCGGCAGCGGCGGCGGTGAGTCCGACCGACGCGACCTCGGGGTCGGTGAAGGTCACCTGCGGCACCGCGGCGTGGTCGGCGGTCGCGACGTGCGCGCCCCAGGGGGCGTCGTCGACCGGCGCGCCCGTCGCGCGTGCGGCGATCACGTCGCCGGCGGCACGGGCCTGGTACTTGCCCTGGTGGGTGAGGAGGGCGCGGTGGTTGACGTCGCCGACGGCGTAGAGCCAGTCGGTGCCGCGCACGAGCATCGTGTCGTCGACGTCGAGCCAGGTCCCCGACTCCAGGCCGATGCTCTCCAGACCCAGGTCGGTCGTGCGCGGCACGCGGCCGGTGGCGACGAGCACGCGCTCGGCCGCGACCTCCGAGCCATCGGACAGCTCGAGCACAGCGAGCCCGTCGTCGGCGGCGCGGGCGCGGGTGACGTCGACGTTCGTCCGCACGTCGACCCCGAGCCCGCGAAGCGACTCCTCGACCATCTCTCCCGCGAACGGCTCGGTGCCCCCGAGCAGCCCCGAGCGGGCCACCAGCGTCACCTCGGTGCCGAAGCCGGCGTATGCGGTCGCCATCTCGGCGCCCACGACCCCGCCGCCGAGGACCGTCAGGGATGCGGGAGGATTCTGCACCGCGGTCGCATCGCGACTCGTCCACGGCTCGATGTCGCGCAGCCCCGGGATATCGGGAAGAAGCGCCGCCGAGCCGGTGCAGAAGGCCACCGCGTGTCGGGCGACGAGGATCGTGTCGATGCCCTCGTCATCGGTCACGATGACCCGCTTCTCACCGTCCAGACGCGCGTGGCCGCGGACGAGGTCGATCTTCGCCTTCTGGAGCCACTGCACCTGCGAGTCGTCGTTCCATTCGTGGGTGATGCCGTCGCGGCGACGCAGCACCGCCGAGACGTCGAGGTCTCCCGTCACCGCCTGCTTCGCGCCATCCACCGCCTGCGCCGCGCGCAGTGCCGCGGCGCTTCGCAGCAGCGCCTTCGACGGCATGCACGCCCAGTACGAGCACTCGCCGCCGACGAGCTCGGCTTCGACGATGACGGTCTTCATTCCCCCTTGAACCGCTCGGTCGGCCACGTTCTCGCCGACCGCTCCGGCGCCGACGACGACGACGTCGTACTCACGGATGATGTCCATGGACCCGACCCTAACGCCGCGCACCCGCGCGCGGGCGAGGTTGCGGGTCCTTCCCTCGAGCCACGCACGTCGGAGATTCGCGCGTAGTGCGGAGCTTCCAGCGCGTTCACGCCGAAGATGACCGCATTCTCCGAAGTTCGGGCGAGGAGAGCGGCCATGCGCTGAGGAGGGGCGCTGGGCGGAGGGGAGCCGCGCCGAGGGGTTGCGCACAACGCTAAACCGCTTTAGGGTAGCTCTTAACCGGTTTAGGACACCGGCTGACGACACGAAGAGGTGACGGATGACGCAGCACGGCCGCCCCACCATCGCCGACGTCGCACGCCGTGCGGGGGTCAGCAAGGGCCTCGTCTCGTTCGCCCTCAACGACCGTGCCGGGGTCGCCCCCGACACGCGTGAGCGCATCCTCTCCGCTGCCGCCGAGCTCGGCTGGAGCCCGAACCTCCGCGCCCGCTCCCTCAGCGTCGGCCGCGCTTTCGCGTGCGGCCTGGTGATCGGGCGCAGCCCCGACGTCATCGCCGCAGACCCGTTCTTCCCGTCGTTCATCGCCGGTGTCGAGGACGAGTTCTCGGTGTCGGGCCAGGTGCTGGTGCTCGCCGCGGCGACCCCCGGTCGACAGGAGGCCGAGACGTACCGGGGCCTTGCTGCCGACCGACGCGTGGACGGCGTCATCCTCTCTGACCTCCGCGCCGGTGACGAGCGCATCGCGCTCATCGGCGAGTTGGGTCTTGCCGCCGTGACCCTCGGGGTCCCCGACGTGGCGAGCCCCTTCACCTCGATCTCGGTCGACGACGGCGCGGGCATCCGCCTGGCCGTCGACCACCTCGCCGACCTGGGGCACACCGACATCGCCCATGCGGCCGGTCCCTTCTCGATGCTGCACGGACGGCACCGTGCGGCGGCGTTCGAAGAGGCGGCGGCGGCCCGCGGCATCCGGTCCCGCATCGTCGAGACCGACTTCAGCGCGGCAGACGGCGCTCGCGTCACGGAAGAGCTGCTGGATGCCGCGGCGCCGCCGACCGCGATCGTGTACTCCAACGACAACATGGCCATCGCCGGTCTCGGGGTCGCCCAGCGGCGCGGCCTCGACGTCCCGCGCGACCTGTCGATCACCGGCTTCGACGACACCGAGATCGGTCGTCACGTCCACCCCGCCATCACGAGCGTCTCCACCGACGCCCGCGGCTGGGGCGCGGCGGCGGCGCGGGCGCTGCTCGAAGCCATCGCCGGTGCCGAAGCCGGCGCGATCGACCTCCCCGACCCCCGGCTCGTCGTGCGCGCCTCCACCGGCGCGCCGCGCGGCTGACACCACCCGCGGGCTCCGCCCGCACGCACAAGGAGATGAACATGCGACGACGCATCATTCCCGTGGCGGGAGCCGCCGCGGCCATCCTCGCCCTGAGCGCCTGCAGCGGCGGCAGCGGCGGCGGCGGAGCCGGCGGCATGGACAGCCGCGGCGACATCACGATCTGGTACTCCAACAACGAGGCCGAGATCGCCTGGGCCGAGCAGATGGTCGAGGCATGGAACGCCGAGAACGCCGACGAGCAGATCACCGCTCAGGAGATCCCCGCCGGCTCCTCCAGCGAAGAGGTCATCAGCGCGGCCATCACCGCCGGAAACGCCCCCTGCCTGATCTTCAACACCTCGCCCGCGGCCGTGCCGGAGTTCCAGCGCCAGGGAGGGCTGGTCGATCTCACCGAGTTCGAAGACGGCGAGGAGTACATCACCGAGCGCTCGGGCGACCTCGCCGAGCAGTACCGCTCGGAGGACGGCGGCTTCTACCAGATGCCGTGGAAGAGCAACCCCGTGCTGATCTTCTACAACAAGGCGCTCTTCGCCGAAGCCGGGCTCGACCCTGAGAACCCGTCGCTGTCGACCTACGACGAGTTCCTCGAGACGTCTCGCACCCTCAGCGAGGCGGGCGTGGCCGAGTACGCCATCAACCCCGCACCGACGAGCGAGTTCTTCCAGTCGTGGTTCGACTTCTACCCCCTCTATGCCGCGGAGACCGGCGGCACCCAGCTGGTCGAGGACGGCGCCGCGACCTTCGACAGCCCCGAGGGCGAAGCGGTCGCCGACTTCTGGCGCACCCTCTACGCCGAGGGCCTGGCCGGCCAGGAGCAGTACCAGGGCGACGCGTTCGCAGACGGCTACGCCGCCATGGCCATCGTCGGCCCGTGGGCCATCTCGGTCTACGGCGACACCGTGGAGTGGGGCTCGGTTCCGGTCCCGACCTCCGGCGGCACCGCGCCCGAGGAGACCTGGACCTTCAGCGACGCCAAGAACGTCGGCCTCTTCACCGCATGCGAGAACAAGGGCACGGCGTGGGACGTGCTGAAGTTCGCCACCAGCGAGGAGCAGGACGGACTGTGGCTCGAGGCCACGGGCCAGATGCCGCTGCGTCAGGATCTCACCGGCACCTACCCCGACTACTTCGCCGCGAACCCCGCCTACGAGCAGTTCGGCGATCAGGCCTCGCGCACCGTCGAGGTGCCCAACGTGCCGAACTCGGTCGAGATCTGGCAGACGTTCCGCGACGGATACTCCGAGGCGGTGGTCTTCGGCGAGGGCGAGATCCCCACGTTCCTCTCCGACACCGCGACCGAGGTCGACGACCTGGCGGCGGGAGACTGAGATGACCGTCTCCACCGGCACTCCCGGTCAGGGCGCCGACGCGCGCCCCGACCGGGAGGCGCCCGGACGGGACGGCGCAGAAGGGCCCGATCGACCGAAGGGGATGCTGCGCCGCATCCTGGGTTCGCATCCGCTGGGCCTCGTCTTCGCCGCGCCGTATCTGATCTTCATCGGCGTCGTCTTCGCGTACCCGATCGTGTTCGCGGTGTGGATGTCGTTCCACGATTACTTCTTCGCCGCGCCCGGGGCGGTCGTGGACCGCCCGTTCGTCGGGTTCGACAACTACGTCACGGTGCTGAGCGACCCCGACGTCTGGCGCTCGTTCG encodes the following:
- a CDS encoding NCS2 family permease encodes the protein MGAATSNRHDDGTSKNRLDRFFEITKRGSSVAAEVRGGVVTFVTMAYIVILNPIILSSGVDVDGNSLDFAQLSAVTGLTAGVMTILFGLVARLPFGFAAGLGINSFLAVSVVGEVTWPEAMGLVIINGLIIVLLAATGLRRMIFDAVPLQLKLAITVGIGLFIAFIGFVNAGFVTATGVGSPPVGLGVEGSIGTIPTLVFVFTLLLTGILMARRVRGGILIGLVSGTVLAVIVEAVWNLGSAVDTPGGWGLSVPELPAQWVSLPDLALVGQVDLFGAFARIGILAALMLVFTLVFTNFFDAMGTLTGLAKEAGLSDAQGNFPRLRSALIVEGVGAVAGGYTSGSSNTVFIESGAGIGEGARTGLANLVTGGLFLVAMFFTPLVSIVPTEVAAAALVIVGALMMSQIRAIDFSDFSVLLPVFLAVTVMPLTYSIANGIGAGFVSWVIVRVFAGKAREISPLLWIVSAGFVVYFARGPIEALLGA
- a CDS encoding DUF6350 family protein; this encodes MQRFVVALLAAVDAAIAAAIGLALILAPATLLWVFGFGTAADWSALWAATASVWQLGHLVPLDITLPPIYLTAAGIDEAAASFSLSLAPLALTALTAGLAARTGVRASRSEAWESGLIGGIGVFTALAAGIAVTGANPLAATPLGVVIALPALVFAIPATLAALITEWREADVGLIARGRDALEIRIGEAGLAAVSETTRGVGIVVTGFVGAGAALLTVALVARGPQVVALSQAGNADVLGASVIALGQLAYLPTLIIWASSFIAGPGFAVGAATTVAPAGTQVGVLPPVPLLGVIPESTTSWLLLLALVPVALGALAGWMVRSRLVADHPRAIADGWGLRATIAGAIAVLSGGAAALLAQLAGGAIGPGALAQVGPAPGAVGLAVGVEVLVGAAILLALPSGRGSGDDDAEGWRVGEPDPTVESETPPADTASDTAPVAGAADDEPAGNPDQTDTQPLFPHPRRGGGSPLD
- the purN gene encoding phosphoribosylglycinamide formyltransferase, whose translation is MLTVAVLISGAGSNLRALLEAAAESDYPARIIAVGADREADGFAHAETFGVPTLLVPWRGAAEREAWGVELDAQLRVWNPDLIVLSGLMRLLPAAFVESWSPRIINTHPAYLPEFPGAHAVRDALAAGATETGASVILVDTGVDTGPILAQERVPILPDDDEHRLHERIKPVERRLMIDVVRRIATGELDLARAAVPGTPASPTSAPA
- the purH gene encoding bifunctional phosphoribosylaminoimidazolecarboxamide formyltransferase/IMP cyclohydrolase — encoded protein: MAGPSHDPSLYRDRDVVPIRRALVSVSDKTDLLPLAEALASSGVEIVSTGSTAATIRDAGFPVTDVSSVTGFPESLDGRVKTLHPAVHAGLLADLRLEDHERQLAELGIGAFELVVVNLYPFVQTVASGAEGDTVVEQIDIGGPAMVRASAKNHANVAIVVSPESYPAIIEAVRGGGTTLTQRRELAARAFAHTASYDTAVAAWFAEGTLAEEDLPAHLTIKAERLATLRYGENAHQRAAIYTRVGGHGIAQATQLQGKEMSYNNYVDADAALRAAFDMVKPAVAIIKHANPCGIAVTAPNALDPIASAHLRAHECDPVSAFGGVIAANRTVTLKMAENLRDIFTEVIVAPDFEPAALEVFRLKKNLRILQLPADWRQERMDVRLVSGGLLLQDADRFPDDIESVAKDWQLVSGDRPAEEEMTNLIFAWKACRAVKSNAIVLAKNSATVGIGMGQVNRVDSCRLAVERAGDRVSGSVAASDAFFPFADGPRVLIDAGVSAIVQPGGSVRDDEVIAAARDAGVTMFFTGERHFFH
- a CDS encoding NAD(P)/FAD-dependent oxidoreductase; this encodes MDIIREYDVVVVGAGAVGENVADRAVQGGMKTVIVEAELVGGECSYWACMPSKALLRSAAALRAAQAVDGAKQAVTGDLDVSAVLRRRDGITHEWNDDSQVQWLQKAKIDLVRGHARLDGEKRVIVTDDEGIDTILVARHAVAFCTGSAALLPDIPGLRDIEPWTSRDATAVQNPPASLTVLGGGVVGAEMATAYAGFGTEVTLVARSGLLGGTEPFAGEMVEESLRGLGVDVRTNVDVTRARAADDGLAVLELSDGSEVAAERVLVATGRVPRTTDLGLESIGLESGTWLDVDDTMLVRGTDWLYAVGDVNHRALLTHQGKYQARAAGDVIAARATGAPVDDAPWGAHVATADHAAVPQVTFTDPEVASVGLTAAAAEKAGLPVRVIDYDLSWVAGASTVSDDYVGRARAIIDTEREVLVGGTFVGPDVAELLHSATIAVVGEVPLSRLWHAVPSYPTVSEVWLRFLEEYGRPTAV
- a CDS encoding LacI family DNA-binding transcriptional regulator; protein product: MTQHGRPTIADVARRAGVSKGLVSFALNDRAGVAPDTRERILSAAAELGWSPNLRARSLSVGRAFACGLVIGRSPDVIAADPFFPSFIAGVEDEFSVSGQVLVLAAATPGRQEAETYRGLAADRRVDGVILSDLRAGDERIALIGELGLAAVTLGVPDVASPFTSISVDDGAGIRLAVDHLADLGHTDIAHAAGPFSMLHGRHRAAAFEEAAAARGIRSRIVETDFSAADGARVTEELLDAAAPPTAIVYSNDNMAIAGLGVAQRRGLDVPRDLSITGFDDTEIGRHVHPAITSVSTDARGWGAAAARALLEAIAGAEAGAIDLPDPRLVVRASTGAPRG
- a CDS encoding extracellular solute-binding protein, which encodes MRRRIIPVAGAAAAILALSACSGGSGGGGAGGMDSRGDITIWYSNNEAEIAWAEQMVEAWNAENADEQITAQEIPAGSSSEEVISAAITAGNAPCLIFNTSPAAVPEFQRQGGLVDLTEFEDGEEYITERSGDLAEQYRSEDGGFYQMPWKSNPVLIFYNKALFAEAGLDPENPSLSTYDEFLETSRTLSEAGVAEYAINPAPTSEFFQSWFDFYPLYAAETGGTQLVEDGAATFDSPEGEAVADFWRTLYAEGLAGQEQYQGDAFADGYAAMAIVGPWAISVYGDTVEWGSVPVPTSGGTAPEETWTFSDAKNVGLFTACENKGTAWDVLKFATSEEQDGLWLEATGQMPLRQDLTGTYPDYFAANPAYEQFGDQASRTVEVPNVPNSVEIWQTFRDGYSEAVVFGEGEIPTFLSDTATEVDDLAAGD